A stretch of DNA from Cellulomonas xiejunii:
TTCCGGGCGCCCGCGTCGTTCCCCGAGCCGCTCGCGGTCGGCCTGCGCGCGGGCCGCGTGGGGACCACGAGCATCACGTGGGAGCTCGGCATCCTGCGCGCGGACGAGCCGGAGCCGATCGCGACCGGGCGCTTCGTGCACGTGTTCGTCGACCGCGACTCGCGCCGCCCGGCGCCGATCCCCGAGGCGATCCGGGCCGCGATCGAGCGGGACCTCCTGGTCCGACCCAGCGCCTGACCTACCCCGGGACCGTCGTCGGCGCCGGGTCGGTGTCGGACGACGTCACGGCGTCGACCACCGGGGGACTACAGGCTCGACACGTCATACCGACTGTCCGGTATGCTGCGGAGCGTGGGCACCGCCGCCCGCCCGAACCGCGGAGGTGGTCGCCGGTGACCCAGCCCGTCCCGGACGCGCCCACCGCGGCCGTCGGCACCACCGCACGGGCACTGCCCGGTCTCGACGTCGCGCGCCTCGACACGTGGCTCCGCCGCACACACCCCGAGCTCGCGACCGACGAGCCGCTGCGCGCGACGCTGTTCGCCGGCGGCCGCAGCAACCTCACGTACCGGGTCGACGGCGCGCGCGTCCCGCTCGTGCTGCGCCGGCCGCCGTTGGGCCACGTGCAGGAGACCGCGCACGACATGGCCCGCGAGTACCGCGTGATCCGCGCGCTCGGCCGCACCCGCGTCCCCGTGCCCGCGACCGTGGACCTCGTCGACGACGCCGACGGCAGCGCCGGGACCGGGACGCCGTTCTTCGTCATGGAGCGGGTCGGGGGCGAGGCACTGCGCGACCCCACGCAGAACGGCGCCTGGTCCCCCGCCGAGCTCCGGACCCTGAGCCTCGATCTCGCGGAGCTGCTCGCCGAGCTGCACACCCTCGATCCCGCGTCCGTCGGGCTGGCCGACCTCGGCCGACCCGACGGCTACCTCGGCCGCCAGCTGCACCGCTGGGGTCGGCAGTACGACGGCTCGCGCTCGCGCGACCTCCCCGCGCTCGACACGCTGCAGGAGCGCCTGCGCGAGCACGTGCCCGCGACCGTCCGCACCGGACTCGTGCACGGGGACTACCGGCTCGACAACGCGCTCGTCTCCCGCGCGGGCGGCGTGCACGTGGCGGCGGTGCTCGACTGGGAGATGGCCACGCTCGGCGACGCCGCCGTCGACCTCGGGATGCTCGGCCTGTACTGGGACATCCGCCGGATCGCGCCGCCCGACGGCCTGACCGCGAGCGCGGTCGACCCCGCCGCGGGCTACCCGGAGTTCGCCGAGCTCGCCGACGCGTACGCGGCCCGGTCGGGCTCGTCCGTCCCCGAGCTGTCCTGGTACCGCGCGCTCGCGGCGTACAAGCTCGCGGTGATCCTCGAGGGCGTGCACTTCCGGTACCGCGCGGGCGAGACCGTGGGCGAGGGCTTCGACGCGATCGGCGCCCTCGTCCTCCCGTTGGCCGACGAGGGCCTCGCGTGCCTCGACGGCGCGAGCTGAGAGCAGCGGACGTGGACTTCGCCTACGACGAGCGGACCCGGGACGTGTGCACCCGCACGCGCACGTTCCTCGACGAGCACGTCCTGCCCGCCGAGCCGGTGCTCGACGCGCAGGTCGCGGCGACCCCCGACGAGTGGGGTCCGCGCCCGGTGGTCCGCGAGCTGCAGGAGATCGCGCGGGCGCAGGGCCTGTGGAACCTGTTCCTGCCGGGGCCGCGCGGCGCCGGGCTGACGAACCTGCAGTACGCGCCCGTCGCCGAGCTCCTGGGCCGCAGCCCGCGCCTCGGCCCCGTCGCGACCAACTGCGCGGCCCCCGACACCGGGAACGCCGAGCTGCTCGCCGAGTTCGGGACCCCCGAGCAGCAGGAGCGCTGGCTCGACCCGCTGCTCGCCGCGCAGACCCGCTCGGCGTTCTGCATGACCGAGCCCGGCACCGCGTCGTCCGATGCCACCCAGATCGCGACCCGCATCCGCCGCGACGGCGACCACCTGGTGGTCACGGGTCGCAAGTGGTGGTCGACGGGCGCCATGAACCCCGACGCGACGCTGCTCGTCGTCATGGGGGCGACCGACCCCGAGGCGCCGCGGCACCGGCAGCAGAGCATCGTGCTCGTCCCGCGCGACACCCCCGGCGTGCGGGTCGTCCGCCCGCTGACCGTGCTCGGCTACGACGACCGCGACCACGGCGGGCACGCCGAGATCGCGTTCGAGGACGTGCGCGTGCCCGCCTCGGCGCTGCTCGGCGGTGAGGGCGACGGGTTCGCGATCGCGCAGGCCCGGCTCGGACCGGGCCGCATCCACCACTGCATGCGGGCGCTCGGCATGGCGGAGCGCGCGCTCGACCTCGTGCGCGAGCGCGCCGCGTCCCGGTCCCCGTTCGGCCGGCCGCTCGCCGAGCAGGGCGTCGTGCGGGAGTGGGCCGCGGAGTCGCGCATCCAGCTCGAGGCGCTGAGGCTGCTCGTCCTCAAGACCGCCTGGCTCATGGACACGGTCGGCAACCGCGCGGCGATGACCGAGATCCAGGCGATCAAGATCGCGGTCCCGCGAGCGGTGCAGCAGATCGTGGACCGCGCGATCCAGGTGTTCGGTGCGGCGGGGCTCAGCGAGGACCAGCCGCTCGCCGCGATGTACGCCGCGGCACGGTCGCTGCGGATCGCCGACGGGCCCGACGAGGTCCACCTCTCCTCGCTCGGGAAGGCCGAGCTCCGACCGCGCCCGACGTGACGTCCCGCCCGCTCGCACCGCACCACCCGCGCACGACCCCCGCACCACCCCCGCTGTAGTCGCCGCCGAAGTCACCGCACGCGAAGGGACCCGAGATGACCCCCGACCCGATCCTCACCGGCCCAGGGCACAGCACGCTGTCCGTCGCCGCGATCCTCGCCGAGACCGCCCGCCGCCACCCGGACCGGGTCGCGTTCCACTTCGGTGACGCCGCACTGACCTACGGCCCGCTGTGGGACCGCACGCGCGCGTACGCCGGTGCCCTGCGGGACCGCGGCGTCGGGCCGGGCGACCGCGTCGCGATGCTCGTGCCGAACGTGCCCGACTTCGCGCGCGTCTACTACGCGGTCCTGTCGCTCGGCGCGGTCGTCGTGCCCGTGCACCTGCTGTTCAAGGCCCAGGAGATCGAGTACGTGCTGCGCGACAGCGGCGCGACGCTGCTCGTCGCCGCGGCCCCGATGCTCGGCGAGGCGCTGCCGGCCGCCGCGGCGGCCGGCATCCCCGCCGTGACGGTCCTGGTTCCCGACACGCACGCCGGCGCGGTCCCGGCCCCGCGCCTGGAGGACGAGGCCGACGCCGCGGTACCGGTCCACACGTACGCGTCGGTCAACCCGCTCGCGCCGGCCACGGTCCTGTACACGAGCGGCACGACGGGCCGCCCCAAGGGCGCGGTCGCCTCGCACCTGACTCTCGTCGAGCAGGTGCACGTCACGCTGCTCGACACCACGGACCTGCAGGCCGACGACGTCATCTTCGGCGGGCTGCCGTTCTTCCACACGTTCGGCCAGTCCGCCGTGCTCAACACCGCGTTCCGGCGCGGCGCCGCGATCGTCCTGCTGCCCCGGTTCGACCCCGACGAGGCGCTCGCGCTGCTCGTCCGGCACCGCGCGACGGTGTTCACCGCCGTCCCGACGATGTTCCTCGGCATGGTCCAGGCCGCCGCGCGCACGCCCGACCGGCCCCCGCTCAAGTACGCGGTCTCGGGCGGCGCCGCGCTGCCGGTCGCGCTGCTCGAGGCGTTCGCGGAGACCTTCGGCGCGGACGTGCACGAGGGCTACGGGCTGACGGAGACGGCGCCGACCGTGTCGTTCAACTACGTCGGCGAGCCCATCCGACCGGGCACCGTCGGCCGGCCGCTGTGGGGCGTCGACGTGGAGGTGGCGGACCCCGAGGTCGAGGGTCGGATCGTGCTGCTCGGCCCGGGCGAGCTCGGCGAGCTCGTGGTGCGTGGCCACAACCTGTTCAAGGGCTACCTCGGCAACCCCGAGGCGACCGCTGCGGCCGTCGTCGACGGCTGGTTCCGGACCGGCGACCTCGGCACCGTCGACGCCGAGGGGATCGTGACGATCGTCGACCGCAAGAAGGACATGATCGTCCGCAACGGTTACAACGTGTACCCGAGCGAGGTCGAGGACGCGATGGTCCGCCACCCGGCCGTCGCGCAGGCCGCGGTGTTCGGCATCGCCGACGACGCGCACGGCCAGGAGGTCCACGCCGCCGTCGTCCTCATGCCCGGCCGCGCGGCGACCGCGCAGGAGGTCGTCGACTTCACGCGCGAGCTGATCGCCGCCTACAAGTACCCGCGCGTGGTCCACCTCGTCGAGACGCTGCCGCTCGGCGGCTCGGGCAAGGTGCTCAAGCGTGAGCTCGTGGCGCAGTACTCGACGTCGGCCGGGGAACCGGTCGCGCACTGACGGCGGCAGAGCGACCCAGACCAGGTCCGCACCAAGGGCGCGGCCCTGCGAGCCGGAGTGCGCACCGGGGTCCCGTCCGTGACCGCTGGTCAGATGAAGCAGGCTCTGACGCCGCCACTCGGACCCAGACGAGATACATCGCTCAAGCAGGTTCCGTGGGCCCAGCGCACACTCGTCGCATGCGCGCTCGCCGCCTGAGACAACTGTCATCCACTCGTGCAGCAGCCCCGTCGACGTGCTCGTTCTCGGACGCGAGAACTGCCTGCGGTGCGGAAGTGAGCACTTAGCCTTGTCCGGCTCGGGCAGCCGACGACGCTGTCAGATGGGTTCCCTAGACTCGCCCGGGTAGTGTCCAGCTTCGACCGAAGGGAGGCACCGTGGTTGACGTCATCGCCCGTCGTGGCTCCCACGCCAGTCCGCTGCGCTACCCCGGCGGCAAGGCGACGCTCGCCCGCTTCTTCGAGTCAACCATCGAGGCGCTCGCCCTCGACAAGCCGACCTACATCGAGCCGTACGCCGGCGGCGCAGGAGCCGGCCTCGAGCTCCTCTTCAGGGACGTCGTTGGGATGGTCGTAATCAACGATCTTGACCCGGCGATCCACGCCTGCTGGAAGGCGATGGTGAAGGACTCGGACGCGTTCCTACGGTTGTTGGATGGCACTCCGTTGACAATCGAAGAATGGAGACGGCAACGCGAGGTATACCGCCGCCGCCATGACGCCGACGTCGACCCCCTCGCCCTGGGGTTCGCCACCTTCTACCTCAACCGCACCAGCCGATCCGGCGTGCTGGGAGCGGGGGTGATCGGCGGCTACGCCCAGGCGGGGTCATATAAGATCGATGCCCGCTTCGACAAGACCGTTCTTCGAGGCCGGATCGAGAAGCTGGCCGAGCTCAGCGGGAGGATCCGCATCACCAAGCAAGACGGAGCGGCACGACTACGCGAGTACCTCCCCAAGGAGAACGTCTTCGCATACGTCGATCCGCCGTACGTCGAGAAAGGCGGCTCACTTTACATGAGCGCCTTCCAAGAAAGGGACCACATCAACCTGGCGAGAGTCTTGAATGGCTACGCAAACACCAACTGGGTGCTGACCTACGACGTGGCCGACCTCATCAGGAGCCTCTACAAGGCGCGAGACATCTCCGAATTTAATCTTCTCTACTCGGCCCACCTTCGCGGCTCGAAAGACCGCCTCAAGCGACCGTCGGCCAGCGAGTTGATTGTCCTCTCAAACACCGTCGCGGACGCAGTGGGCTGACATTTAGTTAGCGTGGCCCCGCGAAGGGGCCCGCCTGACGAATCTGGCTACGAGACGGCAGGCCCAGAGATTGCTGCACCAGTGCACGGAGCACCGACTGCCCGACACCCAAGGGCAGGGAGGCAGCAGAGTGCGCTAACGCAACCGGGATAACGGCGTTCTCGTAGAGCCGCGTTTGGACGTGATCAAGCACCTCGCAGACAGGGCGGAGCGTGGGGTAGCTGGTCCAAAGCTCGCCGTCGAGGTCCCCGTACGGTGTGACTCCGGGCTTCGGCGGCACGGTAAAGACGAGGACGCCGCCACGCTTGGTGCGGTAGAAGAATCGGCGCCCGTAGAACTCGTCCGAACCATAGGGGTTGCCTGCCGGGCGTCCCGTGATCCGGTTGATGTACTCAGTCGTCGGAAGCATGACGTGCCCGGGTTCGATCAGATGAGAGATGAGTTGGGCGTGTTCGACAAAGGTTCCGGATTTCTCCACTCCCACAACGAGAGGAGCGGCGGGGCGGTCGTTCGCGACGCAATGCTTGGTGAACTCGGCTAGGTACTCCTGGAAGCGACGCTTGAGCGGGGCGACGGTGCCGTGCAGTCCCAGAGGGCCATCGGTAATGAACAGCGTCCTCCCGAGGACTTCGTAGCTCTGTGGGTCCTCGAACAGCAGTTGCATATAGCCAAGTGATGTCAACCTCTCGGCCACGAGCATCATACGCGTGAGGGAACTGCGGTTCGACCCCTCGGGCATGTACTCCTCTTCGGTGCGGAGAACGTCGCCGAGGTAGATCTTCTGGCCGCACTCCGGGCAGTTGGTGCCGCCCTTCGGTACATCGATCTTTCCGCCAGAGAGTTGAATATCGCTAACCTTGCACACGGGGCATCTGCGAAGCGGAGCCGTTACGGCCGGGGCACTCGGAGAGCCGTGAAGCGCCAGTAGCATGTCGGCGAGAGTCTGCTCCGATGCCTGGTCGAACTTCGTCTCGTGCAAGAACCGGTCAAGCTCATGTCGCCAAGTGTCCACGCCGGTTGAACCGGGAATGACGAGGCCAGAGCCCGGCAGTGCGCGGTCGAACGCCGCGTGCTGATGTGACGCGCGCAGCAGGCGTGGGTCGACAAAGTCGCCCGCCCCTGCGTGGCGCAACTTGTCGAAATCGATAAAGGAAGCAGCCACCCGGACGTACCCGACCTTGATAGTGGGGTGCTCGCGCGTGGCTTCGACCTCGCTGTCCGAGCCGTCCACTGTGATGGCGAACCGAACGGCATCTGAGATCCCAGCATTGTCGAGTTCATCGACGGCACGGCAGAGCGATGTCACGCGGTTCTCGTCGGCCGGCGTTGCTTGTGCTACTTCCCAGCGGGAGAAGGCGTCTTGCACTGCCTGACTGTTGACGACCGGGACGTGGCCGAGCCGGGAGGCGCGCTCAGAGGGATACGGCACGCTACTCGACCTCAACTGCCGGAAGGCCCGCTGCGGCACGTGCCGCGTTAATCATGGCGTGGTCGAACTTGGCTACCTGCACGGGAACGATGTACTTGCCGGAGTAAGTCTTCATCCGGACGAATCCCTGATCCTCCACGCGGCGGATGCTCTCCGCCCACGTCTTGAAGTCGTAGTAGTGCGACAGCTCTCGCGTCTCATTGTCCGAGTTCAGGTGCGCAACAAGCCAGTTCGAGGTGTTCGACAAGATGCGTTGGTCGACGCTGGAGACCTCCTGCGTCGCATAAACCAGGCCGATCTGGTACTTCGCGGCCTCCTTCGACAAGCGCACCCACGGGTTGCCTGCGACGTCCTTCGCGCCACGCTCGAAGAGGTTGTGAGCCTCCTCTACGACGATCTGGAAAGGCACGGCGTCCGCACCTGAACGGAAACGCTCGTTCGCGCGGGACAACAAGAAGTTGACCGTGTTCTCGGAGATCGTCTTCGAGACATCGCCGGTCCCGTGGGCAAGATCCACGATCGCCAAGCGGCCGGCCTGCATGTCGTCCCAGATCTGCTCCTCGACGCGCTGAGTGGCGCTCGTAGAATGGAACTCGCGGAGTTGGCGGATGGCCGCCTTACCGCTGGCGCGATTGTTGAAGTCGGCGATAAACTTGAACGGGGTGTCACCACCCGTCGAGCGCTGATTCCAACCACCATCATTAGCCATGTGCAACATGACACGCTTGGCGGCCTCGGGCGTCGTGGCGCGGTAGCTGCTACCCACCTTAATCACAAGTCCCGGGTTGGACGTGTTGAAATTCTGGTAAAGGGTGTCGGTCCATCCGAAATCAAGGCCGCCGCTCGGGAATGAGGGGGCTGAGATGCCGCACTCTACGAGAAGGCCGTACATGCCCAGCACGGCCTTCGTCCACGTGATCCAGTCGCCACGGTCAGCCACTCGGTCGGGCTCGGTCCAGTCGATCGAGGTGAACGTCTTGACGTAGGCGTAAGTGCCGAACTGATCACTCACGACGGAGTTGACAAAGTCGACGACAGCTTCAAAATTGGCGCGGTCGAAGAAATTCATTGCGAGTGGGAGGACTTGCGGTTCAGAGCCGTCAGCACCGAGGCGGTAGATCCGCACCCTGTTCTCATCGCCGAGGAGCCGCAGACCCGTTTGGTCCTGCTCGTTCACGTTCGCATACTCGCCTTGGGGGTCGAAGATGAGTTGGCCGACCAACGTCCCGGACTTGGCAGCCTGAGTCGCGATGGCCGTCACAAGCGTCTTGATCGTGTTGGACTTGCCCGTCCGCGTCATGCCGAAAACGGCGGTCTTGCGAGATACGAAGTCGCCGATGTGAACGTGCACTGCGGCCTTGTCGGTACCGGACTCGCGAGCACGACGGCGGGTTGAGGCGAAACGGACGGCACCCAGGGTAAGGAGGTTGTCGCCGTCCGGCTCCGGGTATGACGCGATCCACGAGAGAACGTCTGTCGAAGGCAGGAAAACTTGATAGCGCGCCGACGAGACCACGTTGTCAATGTCAGATCCGAACTGGATCCTTGTCTCGCTGCGGTCGGCGTAGAACGTGCCGATAACGTCACAGTCGAACGCCGACTGCTGGAGTTCGTTGCGCGTGAGCTCGTCGGTGACCTCGTCAAATCCCTTGCCGGAGTCGCCGGCGTCGCGCACAACGGCAAGCCTGGTCTGTACGAGGTCCGCCTCGTTGGGCAGAGCAGCCGTGCCGCTGACGCGAAGCAGGATCAGCTCCTCGTCGTCGAGTGCGAACCCCTCGGGGGTCTGCGCGCCCGCAGCGGCGAGCAGGAAGGCCCCGTGGGGCACCCCGCCAGCCTGGGTCTTGCGCCAGTCGTCGGTCAGAACCACCGCTCGGGAGTAGTCCAGGCGGAAGATGCCGCCGACAGCCCAGCAACCGGAGTTGACCAACGTTGCCAGCGGAGTAGAGACGCGCGAGGAATCCAAGATGGTGGAACTGATGCTCATGGTTCCAACCCTAGGGGCATGGTCCGACAAGAACAGTGGTATCCGCGCCCTCTTCTACCGAGGTGTGGGCGTGGAGCGGAGCCGACCTCGCTGAGGCGGGCAAGCCCGCGAACGGGTGTCGTAGTCCGAGAGTGGTTCGTGGCAGATGAGGGTGTAGCGAGCGACGCGTGGATAAATCGCTAGACGTCGACGTCTTCCGAGGAGGGAAGGTCTCACGCTGCCACCTGGTCGAGACGCTGGCGCTCGGCGGCTTGAGCAGGTGCTCATGCGAGAGCTCGTCGCGCAGTACTCGGCGACGGCCGGGGTGCCGTCCGCCCATTGACCGGTGCCGGCCGGCGATGAGGAACACCGCGGGCAGGCACTGGGCACTGGGGAGGCCCCACGGCAGGCACTGGTCAGTCGGGAGCCCTCATCCGCGCACTGCAGCCCCCAAACTGACCACTGGTCGAGCACCTGCCGTACAGAGTGACGACTGGTCGACTATTGCGCTCAGGTCTGCGGGATCCCGTCGTTCTCCAGCGTGACCGCCTCGCCGTCGTACACGACGACGTCCCCGTCGGCGGTGTCGGTCGTGTACACCTCGCCGACGTAGTCCTGCACGCCGCCCTCGACGACCGTGATCCCGACGCCGCCGAACGCCCGGCGGCTGTCCTTCCCGAACTGCAGCGGGACGATCCCGTTGCCGACGACCTCGCCGGACTCCAGGGCCTCGACCAGGCTCTCGCGCGTGGGGTCCTCGCCCGCGCGCGCGAGCGTCTCGGCGAACGTGTACGCCACCGACATCCCGAACACGGTGTTCCCCGTGAACGGCGCGCCGTCGTTGTACTCGTCGTTGACCCTCCGGAACAGCTCCACCCACGGGTCGTCGGCGCTGAACGGGAGGTAGTTGGTGCTGACGAAGCCCTCGAGGAGCGCGGGCCCGACGTCCTCGCCGAGGTAGCCGACCAGCGTCGGGTAGTCGCCGCCCGACGACGAGGACAGCCACTGCGCGCGGTAGCCCATCTTCGCGGCGGTGCCGAGCGCGAGCGCCGTGAAGCCGTTGACGGTCGCGAGGAAGTTCACGGTGCACCCGGCAGCCTGCATCGCGCCGATCTGCGCGGTCACGTCCTGGTTGGACACCGAGTACGTCTGGGTGCTCGCGAGATCGTCGAGCACCGTCGTCAGGCCGACGGTGAAGTCGGTGCCGAAGTCGTCGTCCTGGCCGAGCACGCAGTAGACGGCGTCGTCGTACGTCTCCTGGGCGTGGTGGGCGAGCACCTTGCCCTCGGTGATGTAGTCCGCGTTGTAGCCGAACGTCCACGGGTAGGCCTCGGGCTGGTCCCAGCTCGGGCTGCCCGACGCGACGAACAGGTCGGGGACCTCGTTCTCGTTGAGGTAGTCGAGCACCGCGGAGTGGGTCGGGGTGCCGAGGCCGTTGACGACCGCGAGCACCTCGTCCTCCTGGACGAGCTCGCGCACGACCGTCTGCGTGGTCGCCGGGTTGTACGCGTCGTCCTTGACCACGTACTCGATGCTGCGGCCGTGGATCCCGCCGTTGTCGTTGAGGTAGTCGAAGTACGCGGACGCGGCCGCGGAGATCGACGAGTAGCCCGCCGCCGCCGGTCCGGTGAGCGGCGTGTGGGTGCCGATCGTGATGGTCTCCTCGTCGACGCCGGGGGACGCGGCGGGCGTCGAGCAGGCGACGAGCGGCACGATCGTCACGAGCGCGACGAGCGTGCCGGCGGTGCGCCGCGGGTGGCGGCGCGTGGGCAAGGTACGGAGCTGCGGCATCGTCGTCATCCCTCGGTCGGTGTGCGGACGGGTTCTCCAGAGCGGGTGGCAGTGGGGCCGACGGACCCGGGGCGTGCGGCCGGGCCGGTGGGGTCGTCGCCGGCGGTGGGGACGAGCCGTGCGGCGGTGGGCCCGGGTGCCGGGAGGCGTCTGCGGGCCCGGCGGCGGTCGCGGGCGGCGGTGAGCGCGCCTGCCAGCCCGCCCGGGGCGCCGGCGACGAGGACGATGAGCAGCGACCCGAACACCAGCAGCGGCAGCGTGCCGTCGAGGCGCTGCGTGACCTGCGACGGGAGCGGCAGCATGTCGGTCAGCGTGCCGACGAGCCACGGCAGCAGCACCAGGAGCACCGCGCCGAGCGCGGCCCCGAGCAGGCTGCCGAGCCCGCCGACCACGACCGCGACGAGCAGCAGCAGGGAGAGCGACACGGTGTAGGCGCCGGGCGAGACCGACTGCGTGACGAACGTGAGGACCGCGCCGCCGAGCCCGGCGGTCACGGAGCTGACGACGAACGCGAGCACCTTGACCCGGGCGGGCGCGATCCCGGCGAGCGCCGCGGCGACCTCGTCGTCCCGCACCGCGCGCATGCGCAGCCCGGTGCGCCCGTCGCGCACGAGCGCGAGCCCGGTCACGGCGACGGCAGCGACGGCGAGCGCGACCCACGCCTGCCACTGCTCGAGCGCGATGAGCGCCTTGAGCGGGCCCGGGACGCCCTCGAACTCGATCCGGACGCCGCGGTCGCCCTGGAGCGCGCCGACGCTCGCGGCCACCGCGGGCACCGCGACGACGAGCGTGAGCGTGAGCCCGGCGAGGTACGGGCCGTGCAGGCGGGCGCCCGCGAGCCCGAGCAGCAGCCCGAGGACCCCGGCGGCCACCGCCGCGGCGACGGTCGCCGCGAGGAACCGCGGGACGCCGCCGACGCCGGCCGAGGTCAGCGCCTGCGACGTCAGCGCGTACCCGTAACCGCCCGCCGCCATGAGTGCGGCGTGCCCGAGCGAGAGCTGCCCGCTGAGCCCGACGAGGACGGTCAGCCCGGCGGTCGCGCACAGGTAGGCCGCGGCGAGCGCGAGCTGGTAGTTGCGGTACGGGTCGAGCAGGAACGTCAGGCCGATCGCGAGGACGAGCCCGCCGAGCGCGAGCAGGAGCGTGCGGCGCGCGTTCATGCTCGCCTCGTCTCGGCCTGGGCGAACAGGCCGGACGGTCGCACGAGCAGCACGACGACGAGCAGCGCGAGCACCGCGACGGGGGCCAGCGTCGCCCCGAGGTACCCGGTGACGAGGCTCATGACGACCCCCACCGTGAGCCCTGCGAGGAGCGCACCGCCCGGTGAGTCGAGCCCGCCGACGACCGCGACGGTGAACGCGTAGACGAACAGCATGTCGGCGGCGTGCGGGTTGAGGCCGAGCTCCTTGGGCACCGCGAGCATCGCGGCGAGCGACGCGGCGGCCGCGGCGAGCACCCAGCCGACCGTCCGCATCCGTGCGACGCGGACGCCGAGCAGCCGGGCCACCTCGGGCGCGAACGCCGCGGCGCGCAGCTGGAGGCCGAGCGTCGTCCGCACGAACAGCAGCCGCAGGGCCGCCATGAGCCCGAGCGCGACGACGACGACGAACACGTCGTACGGGGAGAGCACCGGGACCCCGCCGACGCGCAGCGGCCGGTCGCTGAACGGTGCGGGGACGGGCTCGTGCTGCTGTCCGAACGCGATGCCCAGCAGCGACTGCAGCACGATCACGAGGCCGATCGCGAGGATGACCCCGGACAGCGGCGAGCGGGCCGACGCGAACCTCAGGACCCCCCGCTCGACCACGAGGCCGACGACGCCGCCGGCCAGCACGGTCGCGACCAGGCCCCACCAGTAGCTGCCGGTCAGCCCGGTGACGGCGACGCCGACGTACACGCCGACGATCGCCATGGCGCCGGCGGCGAAGTTGACGATCCTGGTGGCGCGCCAGATGAGCACGAGCGCGAGCGCGAACAGCGCGAACAGCGTGCCCCGGGCCAGCCCGGTGCCGAGCAGGAACACGAACCGGTCCATCAGAACCCCAGGTAGGCGTGTCGGAGGGCCTCGTCCCCGGCGAGCTCGGCCGCCGGCCGTGAGGCGACGACCTCGCCGAGCCCGAGCACGAGGCCCCGGTCGGCGACGGACAGCGCCCCGGAGACGTT
This window harbors:
- a CDS encoding ABC transporter substrate-binding protein, encoding MPQLRTLPTRRHPRRTAGTLVALVTIVPLVACSTPAASPGVDEETITIGTHTPLTGPAAAGYSSISAAASAYFDYLNDNGGIHGRSIEYVVKDDAYNPATTQTVVRELVQEDEVLAVVNGLGTPTHSAVLDYLNENEVPDLFVASGSPSWDQPEAYPWTFGYNADYITEGKVLAHHAQETYDDAVYCVLGQDDDFGTDFTVGLTTVLDDLASTQTYSVSNQDVTAQIGAMQAAGCTVNFLATVNGFTALALGTAAKMGYRAQWLSSSSGGDYPTLVGYLGEDVGPALLEGFVSTNYLPFSADDPWVELFRRVNDEYNDGAPFTGNTVFGMSVAYTFAETLARAGEDPTRESLVEALESGEVVGNGIVPLQFGKDSRRAFGGVGITVVEGGVQDYVGEVYTTDTADGDVVVYDGEAVTLENDGIPQT
- a CDS encoding branched-chain amino acid ABC transporter permease, translating into MDRFVFLLGTGLARGTLFALFALALVLIWRATRIVNFAAGAMAIVGVYVGVAVTGLTGSYWWGLVATVLAGGVVGLVVERGVLRFASARSPLSGVILAIGLVIVLQSLLGIAFGQQHEPVPAPFSDRPLRVGGVPVLSPYDVFVVVVALGLMAALRLLFVRTTLGLQLRAAAFAPEVARLLGVRVARMRTVGWVLAAAAASLAAMLAVPKELGLNPHAADMLFVYAFTVAVVGGLDSPGGALLAGLTVGVVMSLVTGYLGATLAPVAVLALLVVVLLVRPSGLFAQAETRRA
- a CDS encoding ABC transporter permease subunit, with the translated sequence MNARRTLLLALGGLVLAIGLTFLLDPYRNYQLALAAAYLCATAGLTVLVGLSGQLSLGHAALMAAGGYGYALTSQALTSAGVGGVPRFLAATVAAAVAAGVLGLLLGLAGARLHGPYLAGLTLTLVVAVPAVAASVGALQGDRGVRIEFEGVPGPLKALIALEQWQAWVALAVAAVAVTGLALVRDGRTGLRMRAVRDDEVAAALAGIAPARVKVLAFVVSSVTAGLGGAVLTFVTQSVSPGAYTVSLSLLLLVAVVVGGLGSLLGAALGAVLLVLLPWLVGTLTDMLPLPSQVTQRLDGTLPLLVFGSLLIVLVAGAPGGLAGALTAARDRRRARRRLPAPGPTAARLVPTAGDDPTGPAARPGSVGPTATRSGEPVRTPTEG